A genomic region of Zea mays cultivar B73 chromosome 6, Zm-B73-REFERENCE-NAM-5.0, whole genome shotgun sequence contains the following coding sequences:
- the LOC100275568 gene encoding uncharacterized protein LOC100275568, whose translation MLHRSNSRNQRNRGSRIKTLLQATLLIGVIFWLLYQVKHSYDKKNEYLDDAEDQLAHNDISMFQGRKEKAGSYSDSNIQMVDDNSDVTTKPEERDADHHSDTFNYNEKTGETVFDKDSTNLNEDDKRNTERSEAEGQVNSADGNTEVNNNNNEDETTGHAEEGKHDTESNSAAESKSEVNSTGDDMSRNNYAQEENTGEASGTSHEVVQGEQSTSASGSGNGSDGDGEKNEAVDIKSGSESLPDDAKAEATDDRATVSLPDETGNIPSVHTDNSQNDASENQGDATYTTSDSSEHGIVEAVHIETGLEDESATASSGTGSGDDNGNSSDSASAEENTETVSGDDEKGMGTGTTTEASYSIQQNSENSSVSAEAENSQGDSSSGVNGSSEETSNKGDGATETYNKGEQVDPKIETSTSTNAEHNESQGADGSSGSNGNGPEQTGKSESQ comes from the coding sequence ATGCTTCATCGTTCAAATAGCCGGAACCAAAGGAACAGGGGATCAAGAATCAAAACACTACTCCAAGCTACCTTGCTTATAGGTGTTATTTTTTGGCTCCTATATCAGGTGAAGCATTCCTATGATAAGAAAAATGAGTACTTGGATGATGCTGAGGATCAGCTTGCCCATAATGATATAAGCATGTTCCAGGGGAGGAAAGAAAAGGCAGGTAGTTACAGTGATAGCAATATCCAAATGGTTGACGACAATTCTGATGTAACGACTAAACCAGAAGAACGTGATGCAGATCACCATTCAGATACTTTTAATTATAATGAGAAGACTGGAGAAACTGTGTTCGATAAAGACAGTACTAACTTGAATGAAGATGACAAGAGAAACACTGAGAGGTCAGAAGCGGAAGGACAAGTCAACAGTGCAGATGGTAATACAGaagttaataataataacaatGAAGATGAAACTACCGGTCATGCAGAAGAAGGCAAGCATGATACTGAATCCAACTCTGCTGCTGAGAGTAAAAGTGAAGTCAATTCAACTGGAGATGATATGTCCCGAAACAATTATGCACAAGAGGAAAACACTGGGGAGGCAAGTGGAACGTCTCATGAAGTGGTGCAAGGTGAACAATCGACCAGTGCAAGTGGAAGCGGGAATGGATCGGATGGAGATGGTGAGAAAAATGAGGCAGTTGATATTAAAAGTGGTTCTGAATCCCTTCCTGATGATGCCAAGGCTGAAGCAACTGATGACCGTGCTACTGTCAGTCTTCCTGATGAAACCGGGAATATACCATCAGTTCATACTGATAATTCGCAAAATGATGCCAGTGAAAACCAAGGTGATGCAACTTACACTACCTCGGATTCGTCTGAGCATGGCATTGTTGAGGCTGTCCATATTGAAACTGGATTGGAAGATGAAAGTGCAACAGCATCATCTGGGACTGGATCTGGTGATGACAACGGTAACTCATCTGATAGCGCCTCTGCAGAAGAAAATACTGAGACTGTATCTGGTGATGATGAGAAGGGCATGGGAACAGGTACAACCACTGAAGCGTCATATTCCATACAACAGAACTCTGAGAACAGCAGTGTCTCAGCTGAGGCAGAGAACTCCCAAGGGGATTCTTCCAGCGGAGTGAATGGTTCTTCAGAAGAGACATCTAACAAGGGTGATGGAGCTACAGAAACGTATAACAAGGGTGAGCAGGTGGATCCCAAGATTGAAACTAGCACATCCACCAATGCCGAGCATAATGAATCTCAAGGGGCTGATGGCAGCTCTGGATCAAATGGTAACGGCCCTGAACAAACCGGTAAATCTGAAAGCCAGTGA
- the LOC103629825 gene encoding uncharacterized protein: MAPSREACAVAMAVMAGPFLAMASNAAVSASANSTGNGEVKRRRRTSSTNALQRTASDVSAYELHHHHHGVVTNKDEKAEAEQQQPAVPEASPVLQHAKCECCGMSQECTPEYIRGVRARFAGRWVCGLCAEAVTEEADKKKGGPLEEALKAHMGVCKRFNGFGRTHPVLFQAEAMREILRRRATATLGPRSRSSINPREVNREVAKAAGTGISRSSSCMTFIADHDFNHRASSSINKN, encoded by the coding sequence ATGGCTCCAAGCAGAGAGGCGTGTGCGGTCGCCATGGCGGTCATGGCGGGGCCGTTCCTTGCGATGGCGAGCAACGCCGCCGTCAGCGCCAGCGCCAACAGCACGGGCAACGGTGAGGTCAAGCGGCGGCGCCGGACCTCGTCCACCAACGCCCTCCAGCGCACCGCGTCCGACGTCTCCGCCTACgagctccaccaccaccaccacggcGTGGTGACGAACAAGGACGAGAAGGCGGAGGCCGAGCAGCAGCAGCCCGCCGTGCCTGAGGCGTCGCCGGTACTGCAGCACGCCAAGTGCGAGTGCTGCGGCATGTCGCAGGAGTGCACGCCCGAGTACATCCGCGGCGTGCGCGCCAGGTTCGCGGGGCGCTGGGTCTGCGGCCTGTGCGCGGAGGCGGTGACGGAGGAGGCCGATAAGAAGAAGGGCGGGCCGCTGGAGGAGGCGCTCAAGGCGCACATGGGCGTGTGCAAGCGGTTCAACGGCTTCGGACGGACGCACCCGGTGCTGTTCCAGGCCGAGGCCATGCGCGAGATCCTCCGGCGCCGGGCCACGGCCACGCTCGGCCCCAGGTCCAGGTCCAGCATCAACCCCAGGGAGGTCAACAGGGAAGTCGCCAAGGCCGCCGGCACCGGGATCTCACGCAGCTCCAGCTGCATGACCTTCATCGCCGACCACGACTTCAACCACCGGGCGTCGTCGTCGATCAACAAAAACTGA